The proteins below are encoded in one region of Flavobacterium nackdongense:
- a CDS encoding sialate O-acetylesterase: MKNNLIAFILFLVFSNMAFANVTLPNLLSDNMVLQRNAEVNLWGWANPQEEVVITPSWNNQTYIIKASNQAIWQIKIPTPKEGGPFSISIKGYNEIVLKNILVGEVWICSGQSNMEMNASWGIENGDEVVKNATNPNIRFFTVPKLTATTPQNNLPGNWTECVPETMKNFSAVGYFFAKRLQDDLKNVPIGLISSNWGGTPAEIWMPEEVIQNDTILIEAAKTRKEESYGPNQPGRAFNAMIYPLVQFKIAGVIWYQGESNVGSTVYDKTFSALITSWRKGWQYDFPFYYVQIAPYKYGENHFGGAIIRDAQRKVLREVPNTGMALTTDISPIDDIHPKDKKSVGTRLANLALTKTYKTNTALVNGPLYNAIKIEKNKVVVSFDFAEGLYFKDNKADLFEITGADGIFYEAKATIKKNNVILQSDKVKLPVKVRYAWKNTDQSTLFNKANLPASTFITE, from the coding sequence ATGAAAAATAATCTAATTGCATTTATACTTTTTCTGGTATTTTCAAATATGGCTTTCGCCAATGTGACGCTGCCGAATCTGCTTTCGGATAATATGGTTTTGCAACGCAATGCCGAAGTAAACCTTTGGGGTTGGGCGAATCCGCAGGAAGAAGTCGTGATTACGCCAAGTTGGAACAATCAAACGTATATAATCAAAGCCAGTAATCAGGCGATATGGCAAATTAAGATTCCCACACCAAAGGAAGGCGGACCATTCAGCATTTCGATAAAAGGCTACAACGAAATTGTGTTGAAAAACATTTTAGTTGGCGAAGTTTGGATTTGTTCCGGTCAATCTAATATGGAAATGAACGCCAGTTGGGGAATCGAAAATGGGGATGAAGTGGTCAAAAATGCTACAAATCCCAACATCCGATTTTTTACCGTGCCTAAATTGACAGCTACAACTCCTCAAAATAATTTACCTGGAAATTGGACAGAATGCGTCCCAGAAACAATGAAAAATTTCAGTGCAGTGGGTTATTTTTTTGCCAAACGATTGCAAGACGATTTGAAAAATGTGCCTATCGGTTTAATTTCTTCCAATTGGGGCGGAACTCCAGCCGAGATTTGGATGCCCGAAGAAGTCATTCAAAACGACACCATTTTAATTGAAGCCGCCAAAACTAGAAAAGAAGAAAGTTATGGTCCAAACCAACCCGGACGCGCTTTCAATGCAATGATTTATCCTTTGGTACAATTCAAAATTGCAGGCGTGATTTGGTATCAAGGCGAAAGTAATGTGGGTTCGACAGTTTATGACAAAACATTTTCGGCACTCATTACCTCTTGGAGAAAAGGCTGGCAATATGATTTTCCATTTTATTATGTGCAAATTGCTCCTTACAAATACGGTGAAAATCATTTTGGTGGCGCCATCATTCGTGATGCTCAGCGGAAAGTGTTGCGAGAAGTTCCCAATACTGGCATGGCTTTAACAACAGATATTTCGCCCATTGATGACATTCACCCCAAAGACAAGAAATCGGTAGGAACTCGTTTGGCAAATTTGGCTTTGACCAAAACTTATAAAACCAATACTGCATTGGTCAATGGCCCACTTTATAATGCGATAAAAATCGAGAAAAACAAAGTGGTAGTTTCTTTCGATTTTGCCGAGGGTTTATATTTCAAAGACAATAAAGCGGATTTGTTTGAAATTACTGGAGCAGACGGTATATTTTATGAAGCGAAGGCAACAATCAAAAAAAATAATGTTATTTTACAATCGGATAAAGTGAAATTGCCCGTAAAGGTGCGTTATGCTTGGAAGAACACCGATCAGTCAACTCTTTTTAATAAAGCGAATTTGCCTGCTTCCACATTCATTACTGAATAA
- the bglX gene encoding beta-glucosidase BglX — MTAKNLIFSGLFCLLSFGVTQAQNKSHLDKSKPTEERIDLLMKQMTLEEKVGQMNQYNGFWEVTGPAPKGGNAELKYKHLRDGWVGSMLSVRGVKQVRAVQKIAVEETRLGIPLIIGFDVIHGYKTLSPIPLAEAASWDMEAIKKSAQIAADEASASGINWTFAPMVDIFRDARWGRVMEGAGEDPFLGSKIATARVQGFQGDTKADLAKVNTIAACAKHFAAYGFAEAGRDYNTVDMSNSTLYNIVLPPFQAAEEAGIRTFMNSFNILNGIPATGSSFLQRDILKGKWKFDGYVVTDWGSIKEMVTHGYAKDSAEATEKAVKAGSDMDMESYNYVNDLVKLVKEGKVNESLIDDAARRILRVKFELGLFDNPYKYCDEAREKAVIGSKANNDGVLDMAKKSIVLLKNDKNLLPLKKSGQKIALIGALANDKSSPLGSWRLAAEDNSAVSVLEGMQQYKDNTLTFEKGPELLLQKATFLFEVAYNTTDKSGFDAAKKAAANADVVVMVLGENGYQSGESRSRTNLDLPGLQQELLEEIYKVNPNIVLVLNNGRPLALPWAAKNIPAIVEAWQLGTQTGNAVAQVLYGDYNPSGKLPMSFPRNVGQCPIYYNNYSTGRPIMTDNNVFWSHYMDVENTPQFPFGFGLSYTTFDYKNLKINKAAFAKGEAVKVSVEVTNSGNYDGKEVVQLYIHDVAASLARPVKELKGFELIALKKGETKTVTLTLTEKELGFYDNEGNYLVEPGTFKIRVGGSSDKGLESSFELK; from the coding sequence ATGACTGCTAAAAATTTAATTTTCTCTGGACTTTTTTGTCTCCTCTCGTTTGGCGTGACCCAGGCCCAAAACAAATCCCATTTGGATAAATCAAAACCTACCGAAGAACGCATCGATTTGTTGATGAAACAAATGACACTCGAAGAAAAAGTAGGGCAAATGAACCAATACAACGGTTTTTGGGAAGTAACTGGCCCAGCACCTAAAGGAGGAAATGCCGAATTGAAATACAAACATTTGCGTGATGGTTGGGTAGGTTCGATGCTTTCGGTTCGCGGTGTCAAACAAGTGCGAGCCGTTCAGAAGATTGCCGTCGAGGAAACCCGATTGGGAATTCCATTGATTATTGGTTTCGATGTGATTCACGGATATAAAACTTTGAGTCCAATTCCGTTGGCAGAAGCCGCGAGTTGGGATATGGAAGCCATCAAAAAATCAGCACAAATTGCTGCAGATGAAGCATCGGCATCGGGAATCAATTGGACTTTTGCTCCAATGGTCGATATTTTTAGGGATGCCCGTTGGGGTAGAGTGATGGAAGGTGCTGGTGAAGACCCTTTTCTAGGAAGTAAAATTGCAACAGCCCGAGTACAAGGTTTTCAAGGAGATACAAAGGCAGATTTAGCCAAAGTAAATACCATTGCAGCCTGTGCCAAACATTTTGCTGCCTACGGTTTTGCCGAAGCGGGAAGAGATTACAACACCGTCGATATGAGCAATTCGACCTTGTACAATATCGTTTTACCACCATTTCAGGCGGCGGAGGAAGCGGGTATTCGGACGTTTATGAATTCCTTTAACATTCTGAATGGAATTCCTGCAACAGGCAGTAGCTTTTTGCAAAGAGATATTCTAAAAGGCAAATGGAAATTTGACGGATATGTAGTGACCGATTGGGGTTCTATCAAAGAAATGGTTACTCACGGCTATGCCAAAGATAGCGCAGAAGCGACTGAAAAGGCCGTAAAAGCGGGCTCGGATATGGATATGGAATCGTATAATTATGTCAACGATTTAGTAAAATTGGTCAAGGAAGGCAAAGTGAATGAGTCTTTGATTGACGATGCCGCTCGTAGAATTCTCCGCGTAAAATTTGAATTGGGCTTATTTGACAATCCTTACAAATACTGTGATGAGGCTAGAGAAAAAGCAGTTATTGGTAGCAAAGCCAACAACGATGGGGTTTTGGATATGGCGAAAAAATCGATTGTTTTGTTGAAAAACGACAAGAATTTACTTCCCCTAAAAAAATCAGGACAAAAAATTGCCTTGATTGGCGCTTTGGCCAATGACAAAAGTAGTCCATTAGGAAGCTGGAGATTGGCTGCCGAAGACAACTCCGCTGTTTCTGTTTTAGAAGGAATGCAACAATACAAAGACAATACATTGACCTTTGAAAAAGGCCCTGAATTACTGCTCCAAAAAGCAACTTTTCTTTTTGAAGTAGCTTATAATACCACTGATAAAAGCGGTTTTGATGCGGCCAAAAAAGCAGCGGCCAATGCTGATGTGGTGGTTATGGTTTTAGGTGAAAATGGGTATCAATCTGGAGAATCTCGAAGCAGAACTAATTTGGATTTACCAGGTTTGCAACAAGAATTATTGGAGGAAATTTATAAAGTAAATCCAAATATTGTTTTGGTTTTAAACAACGGAAGACCACTTGCTTTGCCTTGGGCAGCCAAAAATATCCCTGCCATTGTTGAAGCTTGGCAACTGGGAACCCAAACCGGAAATGCCGTGGCTCAAGTGTTGTACGGCGATTATAATCCGAGTGGAAAATTACCCATGTCTTTCCCAAGAAACGTTGGGCAATGCCCAATTTATTACAATAATTACAGTACCGGAAGACCCATTATGACCGATAATAACGTATTTTGGTCCCATTATATGGACGTAGAAAACACCCCACAATTTCCTTTCGGATTTGGATTGAGTTATACGACTTTCGATTATAAAAATTTGAAAATCAACAAAGCGGCTTTCGCCAAAGGAGAAGCCGTTAAAGTTTCGGTTGAGGTGACCAATTCCGGTAATTATGACGGAAAAGAAGTGGTTCAATTGTACATTCACGATGTTGCTGCCAGTTTGGCTCGACCTGTAAAAGAATTGAAAGGTTTCGAATTAATCGCATTGAAAAAAGGTGAAACCAAAACGGTCACTCTGACTTTGACCGAAAAAGAACTTGGTTTCTATGACAATGAAGGAAATTATTTAGTAGAACCGGGCACTTTCAAAATTAGGGTAGGAGGAAGCTCTGACAAAGGTTTGGAAAGTAGTTTTGAGTTGAAATAA
- a CDS encoding aldo/keto reductase produces MEYNRCGKSGLKLPQISLGLWHNFGSVDSFENAESIAKMAFDKGITHFDLANNYGPIPGSAETNFGKILKNNFQGNLRDEIVISTKAGYGMWAGPYGDWGSRKYLLSSLDQSLKRMDLNYVDIFYSHRFDPETPLEETMSALDYAVRSGKALYAGISNYPPEQTAEAAAILKKLGTPCLIHQVKYSMFVRTPEEGLLDVLEEKGIGCIAFSPLAQGLLTDRYLKGIPENSRASNPNGFLKAEDITEEKIKVIVALNDIAQSRNQSLAQMALAWLLKDNRITSVLIGASSVGQLQNNIDALENIDFTKAELDKIEGILAFV; encoded by the coding sequence ATGGAATACAATAGATGCGGAAAAAGTGGTTTGAAATTGCCACAAATTTCCTTAGGATTATGGCATAATTTCGGTTCGGTAGATTCATTCGAAAATGCCGAAAGTATTGCCAAAATGGCTTTCGATAAAGGCATCACTCATTTTGATTTGGCCAATAATTACGGTCCGATTCCGGGTTCTGCCGAAACAAATTTTGGTAAAATCCTCAAAAATAATTTTCAAGGAAACCTACGGGATGAAATCGTGATTTCGACCAAAGCAGGATATGGAATGTGGGCAGGACCTTATGGTGATTGGGGTTCACGCAAATATTTATTGTCAAGTTTGGATCAAAGTTTAAAACGAATGGATTTGAACTATGTGGATATTTTCTATTCACATCGTTTTGACCCAGAAACACCTTTGGAAGAAACAATGTCGGCTTTGGATTATGCCGTTCGAAGTGGGAAAGCCTTGTACGCAGGAATATCCAATTATCCTCCGGAACAAACTGCCGAAGCCGCTGCTATTTTGAAAAAATTGGGAACACCTTGTTTGATTCATCAAGTGAAATATTCGATGTTTGTTCGCACGCCCGAAGAAGGTTTGCTGGATGTTTTGGAAGAAAAAGGAATTGGTTGCATCGCCTTTTCGCCTTTGGCCCAAGGACTTTTGACCGACAGATACCTGAAAGGAATTCCCGAAAATTCGAGAGCTTCTAATCCGAATGGTTTTTTAAAAGCAGAAGATATTACGGAAGAAAAAATAAAGGTAATCGTTGCCTTGAACGACATCGCTCAAAGCAGAAACCAATCTTTAGCCCAAATGGCGTTGGCTTGGTTACTCAAAGACAATAGAATTACCTCGGTTTTGATTGGTGCGAGTTCGGTGGGACAATTGCAAAACAATATTGATGCGTTGGAGAATATCGATTTTACCAAAGCGGAGTTGGATAAGATTGAAGGGATTTTGGCATTCGTGTAG
- a CDS encoding glycoside hydrolase 5 family protein: MKKSALLLVLAIFSLGNFSCQAQKQQPRITVKGTQFFKGDQPYSYIGTNYWYGSLLASKKVGDRKRLLRELDLMQKNGIDNLRILVGGDGGKYDYTVRPALQYEQGKYDQDLLDGLDFLMAEMGKRKMYAVLFLTNNWEWSGGMSQYLEWNGKGPIPVPAIPPNTWPQYMSYTEKFHSCEPCMEALNNHVKFIMIRTNAYTKKKYTEDNTIMAWQVGNEPRLFTEENEAKFTTWLNNIVNLMDSLDKNHLISTGSEGLNSSNDKIEIFERTHQNPNIDYLTMHIWPKNWNWFKADEAEKTLPTTLKNAGKYIDAHIKVAQNLKRPIIIEEFGLPRENESLVSSSSVANRDVFYNYIFNRVLESHKNNGVLQAANFWGFGGEGKAVTPDGKWKPGDPLTTDPPQEPQGLNSVFSSDKSTLDIVKKYNLELK, from the coding sequence ATGAAAAAATCAGCACTACTACTAGTTTTAGCTATTTTTAGTTTGGGGAATTTTTCTTGTCAAGCGCAAAAACAGCAACCCAGAATCACAGTCAAAGGAACACAATTCTTCAAAGGAGACCAACCCTATTCTTACATTGGAACCAATTATTGGTACGGAAGTTTATTGGCTTCGAAGAAAGTGGGTGACCGAAAAAGATTGTTGCGCGAACTTGATTTAATGCAAAAAAACGGCATCGATAATTTGCGAATTTTAGTAGGTGGCGACGGCGGAAAATACGATTACACTGTTCGTCCCGCTTTGCAATACGAGCAAGGAAAATACGACCAAGATTTACTCGATGGTTTAGATTTCTTGATGGCAGAAATGGGCAAACGCAAGATGTACGCCGTTTTATTTCTGACCAACAACTGGGAATGGTCGGGCGGAATGTCGCAATATTTGGAATGGAATGGAAAAGGTCCAATTCCAGTGCCTGCAATCCCACCAAATACATGGCCGCAGTATATGTCGTACACCGAAAAATTTCATAGTTGCGAACCCTGTATGGAGGCTTTGAACAATCACGTCAAATTTATTATGATCCGAACAAATGCCTATACCAAAAAAAAATATACCGAAGATAACACCATTATGGCTTGGCAAGTGGGCAACGAACCCCGACTTTTTACAGAGGAAAACGAAGCGAAATTCACGACTTGGTTGAATAATATTGTCAATTTGATGGATAGTTTAGACAAAAATCATTTGATTTCTACAGGTTCTGAAGGATTGAACAGTTCGAATGACAAGATAGAAATTTTTGAAAGAACGCATCAAAATCCGAATATCGATTATTTGACAATGCACATTTGGCCTAAAAACTGGAATTGGTTCAAAGCCGACGAGGCAGAAAAAACTTTGCCCACCACATTAAAAAATGCGGGAAAATATATTGATGCTCACATCAAAGTGGCACAAAATCTAAAAAGACCCATCATCATAGAAGAATTTGGTTTGCCAAGAGAAAACGAAAGTTTAGTTTCAAGTTCATCAGTTGCCAATCGAGATGTTTTTTACAATTATATCTTCAATAGAGTTTTAGAAAGTCACAAAAATAATGGTGTGTTGCAAGCGGCTAATTTTTGGGGATTTGGTGGCGAAGGAAAAGCAGTTACCCCAGACGGAAAATGGAAACCCGGAGATCCATTAACCACTGACCCACCGCAAGAACCACAAGGATTGAACAGTGTTTTTTCTTCGGATAAATCGACTTTGGATATTGTTAAAAAGTATAATTTGGAGTTGAAGTAA
- a CDS encoding TIM-barrel domain-containing protein, with protein sequence MKNLKQYYLFLFVILIFFQAAAQENVTKLSDGIEIKIKKPQRNDAAVVRIQVVSNSILHITASPTTTFDTTKSLMLVDLKPTATPFEVISSNENVTLSTANLKATVSIETGEILFKDAAGKTLLKETKGGGKTITGTTLDGKQSYIVKQSFTSETDEALYGLGQHQNGVFNYKGTKVLLSQYNTEVAIPFLVSSKNYGILWDNNSLTKSVDTRDFEKISTLRLYSDKGDKGWLTATYTNKKDPKKVLSRPESFIDYSYIPSLKHLPEGIILENTTVKWEGAFETDFSGEHQFNLWSSGYTNVYIDDKLVAARWRQGWNATNELIRIHLEKGTKHKLKIEWDPLGNESFICFNWSKPLTEVQKNEFAFESEAGQKIDYFFVSGKNIDDVISGYRTLTGKATMMPKWSMGFWQSRERYKTQDEILNTVAEFRKRKIGLDNIVLDWRYWREGQWGSQEFDPERFPDPKGMMKTLHEKYNTKLMISVWAKFYEDTQNYKDLEAKGYILKRNVAENRKDWLGFNNAIYDPFNPDARKEFWKLINKNIYTTGIDAWWMDASEPDVHSNMPPEVRKEMIGNTFLGAAEINYNAFSLMNAKGIYEGQRSVDPNKRIFMLTRSGFAGLQRYAAATWSGDIGSRWEDLNNQIPAGLNFTMSGLPYWTSDIGGFSVETRYENATGETLEEWRELNARWYQYGVFCPLFRAHGQFPYREIYNIAPEDHPAYKSILFYNKLRYRMMPYIYSLIGQTYHNDYTMMRGLPMDFSSDKKVLNIANQFMFGPAILVNPVTEYKKRSRELYLPNTNGWYNFYTSEFLEGGQTITAEAKYEQIPLFVKEGSILPCGPNIEYTSQKSSEPFTIYVYTGKDASFSLYEDENTNYNYEKGKFSNIEFQYNEASKTLTIADRKGSFDGMQKNRVFNIVFIGKNKNSTFNLISNANEGQKVKYNGSKLEVKF encoded by the coding sequence ATGAAAAACCTGAAACAATACTACCTGTTTTTATTTGTCATTCTCATATTTTTCCAAGCAGCTGCTCAAGAAAATGTAACAAAACTAAGCGATGGAATAGAAATTAAGATCAAAAAACCACAACGAAATGATGCCGCTGTTGTGAGAATACAAGTAGTTTCCAATTCGATCTTGCATATTACGGCTAGCCCAACGACTACTTTTGATACTACAAAAAGTTTGATGCTCGTTGATTTAAAACCAACTGCAACACCTTTTGAAGTAATCAGCTCTAATGAAAATGTAACCCTTTCAACAGCCAATTTGAAAGCTACCGTTTCGATAGAAACAGGCGAAATACTATTTAAAGACGCTGCCGGAAAAACACTTTTAAAAGAAACCAAAGGTGGCGGAAAAACGATTACTGGAACCACATTAGACGGCAAACAATCCTACATCGTAAAACAATCTTTTACGAGCGAAACAGACGAAGCTTTGTACGGATTGGGTCAACACCAAAACGGGGTTTTCAATTACAAAGGAACCAAAGTTTTATTGTCACAATACAATACCGAAGTCGCCATTCCTTTCTTGGTATCGAGCAAAAATTATGGAATTTTATGGGATAATAACTCGCTTACCAAGTCAGTTGATACTCGAGATTTTGAGAAAATTTCTACCCTAAGATTGTATTCAGATAAAGGAGACAAAGGCTGGTTGACGGCAACGTACACCAACAAAAAAGACCCTAAAAAAGTACTTTCTCGCCCAGAGTCGTTTATCGATTACAGTTATATCCCTTCATTAAAACACCTTCCAGAAGGAATTATTTTAGAAAACACTACCGTAAAATGGGAAGGTGCTTTTGAAACCGATTTTTCAGGCGAACACCAATTCAATCTTTGGTCATCAGGCTACACCAATGTGTATATCGACGATAAACTAGTAGCAGCAAGATGGAGACAAGGTTGGAATGCCACCAACGAATTGATTCGAATCCATCTTGAAAAAGGCACAAAACACAAACTAAAAATTGAGTGGGATCCATTGGGAAATGAATCATTTATATGTTTTAATTGGTCAAAACCATTAACCGAAGTACAAAAAAACGAATTCGCTTTTGAGTCAGAAGCGGGTCAAAAAATAGATTATTTCTTTGTCTCTGGAAAAAATATAGACGACGTAATAAGCGGTTATAGAACCCTTACGGGAAAAGCGACTATGATGCCCAAATGGTCAATGGGATTTTGGCAAAGTCGTGAACGCTACAAAACACAAGACGAAATACTAAACACCGTTGCCGAATTCCGTAAAAGAAAAATTGGCTTAGACAATATTGTACTCGATTGGAGATATTGGAGAGAAGGCCAATGGGGAAGCCAAGAATTTGACCCAGAACGTTTTCCAGACCCAAAAGGAATGATGAAAACGCTTCACGAAAAATACAATACCAAATTAATGATTTCGGTTTGGGCAAAATTTTATGAAGACACCCAAAACTACAAAGATCTTGAAGCCAAAGGCTATATTTTAAAAAGAAACGTAGCCGAAAATCGTAAAGACTGGTTGGGTTTCAACAACGCCATTTACGATCCTTTCAATCCCGACGCTCGAAAAGAATTTTGGAAATTAATCAACAAAAATATTTACACAACCGGCATCGATGCTTGGTGGATGGACGCTTCGGAACCCGATGTTCACAGCAATATGCCACCCGAAGTTCGAAAAGAAATGATTGGAAACACCTTTCTTGGCGCAGCAGAAATCAACTATAATGCCTTCTCCTTAATGAATGCTAAAGGAATTTACGAAGGTCAACGCAGTGTCGATCCCAACAAAAGAATCTTTATGCTGACTCGTTCTGGTTTTGCAGGTTTGCAACGTTATGCTGCTGCTACTTGGAGTGGCGATATTGGTTCGAGATGGGAAGATTTGAACAACCAAATTCCGGCTGGTTTAAACTTTACAATGTCAGGATTACCTTATTGGACAAGTGATATTGGAGGGTTTTCTGTAGAAACTCGTTACGAAAATGCCACTGGAGAAACGCTTGAAGAATGGAGAGAATTAAACGCTCGTTGGTATCAATATGGTGTTTTTTGTCCCCTATTCAGAGCGCACGGTCAATTTCCGTATAGAGAAATTTACAACATTGCGCCCGAAGATCATCCGGCTTACAAAAGCATTTTGTTTTACAACAAATTGCGTTATCGAATGATGCCTTATATTTATTCCTTGATTGGACAAACCTATCATAACGATTACACGATGATGCGTGGACTTCCAATGGATTTTAGCTCTGATAAGAAAGTATTAAACATTGCCAATCAGTTTATGTTTGGTCCAGCAATACTTGTCAATCCAGTTACTGAATACAAAAAACGCAGTCGTGAATTGTATTTACCGAACACCAACGGTTGGTATAATTTTTACACCAGCGAATTCCTAGAAGGTGGACAAACCATTACTGCCGAAGCAAAATACGAACAAATTCCACTCTTTGTAAAAGAAGGTTCTATTCTGCCTTGTGGCCCGAATATTGAATACACTTCTCAGAAATCTTCGGAACCTTTTACCATTTATGTTTATACTGGAAAAGACGCTTCTTTTAGTTTATACGAAGATGAAAACACCAATTACAATTACGAAAAAGGAAAGTTTTCGAACATAGAATTCCAATATAACGAAGCTTCAAAAACATTGACAATTGCCGACCGAAAAGGAAGTTTTGATGGAATGCAAAAAAACAGAGTTTTCAATATTGTCTTCATTGGCAAAAATAAAAACTCAACATTCAATTTGATTTCAAATGCAAATGAAGGCCAAAAAGTGAAATATAATGGTAGCAAATTAGAAGTGAAATTCTAA
- a CDS encoding AGE family epimerase/isomerase → MSTQILNLKTELTTELNNILEYWSKQTIDKKNGGFIGQIDCNEFKNFEAEKGSVLNARILWSFSAAYSITKNEEHKRLAKEACEYIINHFYDAEFGGIFWSINPDKTPKDTKNQIYALAFTIYGMSEYYSISKDEKALEYSILLYKKIQEYSYDPINKGYFEAFTRDWQPIEDLRLSDKDANEKKTMNTHLHIVEGYANLYKVWKDETLKNDIVELLEVIETYFIDKKTGHLKLFFNENWVEKPDVISYGHDIEAAWLLLQCAEITENTALIERYKKYAILLTDATFEGIDPVDGGLWYELEPKENQLMAEKHWWPQSELMIGFYNAFQLTNDQKYLDVVLKNWEFVKDYILDKKNGEWIWGIHQDYSKIEKDKAGFWKCPYHNTRVCIELIRRTEN, encoded by the coding sequence GTGTCAACACAAATTTTAAATCTAAAAACCGAATTAACCACTGAACTCAACAACATTCTTGAGTATTGGTCGAAGCAAACTATTGACAAAAAAAACGGCGGTTTTATTGGTCAAATAGATTGTAATGAGTTTAAAAATTTCGAAGCCGAAAAAGGTTCTGTTCTCAATGCTCGAATACTTTGGTCCTTTTCTGCGGCCTATTCCATTACAAAAAATGAAGAACACAAGCGCCTTGCCAAAGAAGCTTGTGAGTACATCATCAATCATTTTTATGATGCTGAATTTGGCGGAATATTTTGGAGCATCAATCCTGATAAAACGCCAAAAGACACTAAAAACCAAATTTATGCTTTGGCTTTTACCATTTATGGAATGAGCGAATATTACTCAATTTCCAAAGATGAAAAAGCCTTAGAATATTCCATTTTATTATACAAAAAAATTCAAGAATACAGTTACGACCCCATAAATAAAGGCTATTTCGAAGCTTTTACCCGCGATTGGCAACCTATAGAAGATTTACGTCTGAGCGATAAAGATGCCAACGAAAAAAAAACAATGAATACCCATTTGCATATTGTAGAAGGTTATGCCAATTTGTATAAAGTTTGGAAAGACGAAACCTTAAAAAATGATATTGTCGAATTACTCGAAGTCATCGAAACCTATTTTATTGACAAAAAAACGGGACATTTAAAACTGTTTTTCAACGAAAACTGGGTCGAAAAACCAGACGTAATCTCTTATGGACACGATATCGAAGCGGCTTGGTTATTATTACAATGTGCGGAAATTACTGAAAACACAGCTTTAATAGAACGCTACAAAAAATACGCTATTCTCCTAACTGATGCCACTTTCGAAGGGATTGACCCTGTAGATGGCGGCCTTTGGTACGAACTAGAACCCAAAGAGAACCAGTTGATGGCCGAAAAACATTGGTGGCCTCAATCCGAATTAATGATTGGTTTTTACAATGCTTTCCAATTGACAAATGACCAGAAATACTTGGATGTTGTGCTCAAAAACTGGGAATTTGTAAAGGACTATATTCTCGATAAAAAAAACGGAGAATGGATTTGGGGAATCCATCAAGATTATTCCAAAATTGAAAAAGACAAAGCCGGTTTCTGGAAATGTCCGTATCACAATACTAGAGTTTGCATCGAATTGATACGTCGAACCGAGAATTAA